The Candidatus Zixiibacteriota bacterium genomic sequence ACCGCTTTCTCACCGGCCTTGAAATACACCCCGGCGCCACCATCGGGAAAGGTTATTTCTGCGACCACGGTGCGGGCGTCGTGATCGGCGAAACGACCGAGATCGGCGAGAATTGCGTCATGTTCCACAACGTGACCCTTGGAGGCACCGGCAAGCACGTCGGCAAGCGACATCCGACAATCGGAAACAACGTGCTCATTGGCACCGGTGCAATCTTGCTGGGGCCGATTACCGTTGGTGATAACGTCAAAATCGGCGCCAACAGTTTTGTAGTGATGCGGGATATCCCGTCAAACTGCACCGTCGCAGGCAGCCCGGCTACCATCACCCGCCGTAATGGCGACTACTGCCACGAGGAACTCCCCCTGACACGCTACC encodes the following:
- the epsC gene encoding serine O-acetyltransferase EpsC, whose protein sequence is MVALIEDIRACYRNDPACRNIEFLLYPGLWAITFHRGIHLIWKLRIPFIPRLLSQMNRFLTGLEIHPGATIGKGYFCDHGAGVVIGETTEIGENCVMFHNVTLGGTGKHVGKRHPTIGNNVLIGTGAILLGPITVGDNVKIGANSFVVMRDIPSNCTVAGSPATITRRNGDYCHEELPLTRYRMEAT